One region of Juglans microcarpa x Juglans regia isolate MS1-56 chromosome 7S, Jm3101_v1.0, whole genome shotgun sequence genomic DNA includes:
- the LOC121240977 gene encoding uncharacterized protein LOC121240977 yields MMNYLTDLKDDKNNMLHMAGILIEESTRVNQIPGTVLQMQRELQWFKEIERIVHPKAKETTNKDGFTPRQMFTKNHKNMMERGEKWMKDTTSSCTVVGALIVTIMFVVAFAIPGGNNQNTGFPIF; encoded by the exons ATGATGAACTATTTGACGGATTTAAAAGATGACAAAAATAACATGTTACATATGGCAGGGATATTGATAGAAGAATCCACTAGGGTTAATCAGATCCCAGGGACAGTTTTACAAATGCAAAGAGAGTTACAGTGGTTCAag GAGATAGAGAGAATTGTCCATCCCAAGGCTAAGGAAACTACCAACAAGGATGGTTTTACTCCCCGACAAATGTTTACAAAGAACCATAAGAACATGATGGAAAGGGGAGAGAAATGGATGAAGGACACAACATCGTCATGTACAGTGGTGGGTGCTCTGATTGTTACCATTATGTTCGTTGTAGCTTTTGCGATTCCAGGTGGTAACAACCAAAATACAGGCTTTCCAatattctga
- the LOC121241466 gene encoding uncharacterized protein LOC121241466 — MITSSSEVAIRRDSKAYLSVQVIISARPIVVFRRLQQSTHQTYNPRVNFGENPSRPTSDIINMTTNHIGTYGTTSSAVFSTAVVPQEILLHDEYNYEEWKVRVKTYLLSQDLWQDVQQTDEPFPGRGRENFMALHVIQISCGPQPFSEIKNIMNAREAWKTLADRYGRRHVAIEQDTSEENSMSPECRNEEYLCSYEKLYNAVRDGNLDETTRILRMEPLPHDALNRTIPNKGETALHTAVTNGHEHIVEALVMQMSNEGLAMYDSDGYTALTTAAVLGKWRMVKCMLRKYPYLISIRHSEGKNLPVVMAIDFGQIEMARHLYYLTLDKDLILQDNDQEFQDRNGATLFTHAIYTETLDIALGLILTCPRLALALDEYGESPILALASMRHSFPSGNQLGFWKQCIYSCITSLLYFSCFTYTVINILQCMRDVPVLALPTGDIHLMNVSNGEQRQSNQDDQSNRSVLSAMFRYLFSGIQQLLEMKKIHDQSDALLSQMCKVISESRTQQLMDGLVYTAISRAAKNGIFEFVSKMLEMDQRFLWTTDRNQRNIFMLAVLHRQEKIFNILYGLDRKIMNYSLTSKVDVNENNILHMAGMTEDSTWVNKIPGAALQMQRELQWFKEVEGIVHPKAKESTNNDGLTPRQLFTKNHKNLMEKGEKWMKGTATSCTVVGALIATIMFAAAFTVPGGNDQTTGFPIFLKQKLFMLFIICDALSLFSSSTSMLMFLGILTSTYAEEDFLEYLPRQMIIGLFTLFCSIATMMIAFSTALIIMLHDQYSWILIPIISLACVSVTPFILMQYSLLKNMIFSTYGPGIFDRKKKR; from the exons ATGATCACGTCGTCTTCTGAAGTAGCGATAAGAAGAGATTCCAAGGCATATTTGAGTGTGCAGGTCATCATTTCTGCAAGACCGATCGTTGTTTTCCGGAGACTACAACAGTCAACTCATCAGACTTACAATCCGAGAGTTAATTTCGGAGAAAATCCCTCCCGTCCAACGTC GGATATCATCAACATGACAACAAATCACATCGGAACATATGGTACTACATCATCAGCCGTCTTTAGTACTGCGGTTGTTCCTCAAGAAATACTGCTTCATGACGAATATAATTATGAGGAATGGAAGGTTAGGGTGAAAACGTACTTGCTGTCTCAAGATCTTTGGCAGGATGTTCAACAAACCGACGAACCCTTTCCGGGAAGAGGACGGGAGAATTTCATGGCTTTACATGTGATCCAGATTTCATGCGGCCCACAACCATTTTCTGAGATTAAGAACATTATGAATGCCAGAGAAGCTTGGAAGACTTTGGCAGATAGGTATGGACGGCGGCATGTAGCTATCGAgcaag ATACATCGGAGGAGAATTCCATGAGTCCCGAATGTCGAAATGAAGAGTACTTATGTAGCTATGAGAAATTGTACAATGCTGTGCGAGACGGTAATCTGGATGAGACAACTAGAATTCTTCGTATGGAGCCTTTACCCCACGATGCATTGAATAGGACAATCCCAAATAAAGGCGAAACGGCTCTTCACACTGCTGTTACAAATGGACATGAGCATATAGTGGAGGCGTTGGTGATGCAAATGTCGAATGAGGGATTGGCCATGTATGATAGTGACGGTTACACGGCTCTAACCACGGCAGCCGTGCTTGGAAAATGGCGAATGGTGAAGTGCATGCTTCGAAAGTACCCTTACTTGATCAGCATTAGACATTCCGAAGGGAAAAATCTTCCAGTTGTTATGGCTATTGATTTCGGGCAAATAGAGATGGCACGCCATTTGTATTATCTTACTCTAGATAAAGATTTAATTCTACAGGATAATGATCAGGAGTTTCAAGACCGCAATGGTGCTACGCTTTTTACCCATGCCATCTATACCGAAACTTTGG ATATTGCTTTGGGATTAATCCTAACCTGCCCACGTTTGGCACTGGCTCTTGACGAGTATGGCGAGTCTCCCATCTTAGCACTGGCCTCGATGCGTCATTCCTTCCCAAGTGGAAATCAGCTCGGGTTTTGGAAACAATGCATCTACTCCTGTATTACCTCTCTCCTTTACTTCTCTTGCTTTACGTACACTGTAATTAATATTCTTCAAT GTATGCGCGACGTCCCAGTATTGGCTCTTCCAACTGGCGACATTCATTTAATGAACGTTTCAAACGGAGAGCAACGCCAAAGCAATCAAGACGATCAAAGTAACAGATCAG TACTGTCAGCAATGTTTCGCTATTTATTTTCAG GAATCCAGCAGTTGTTGGAAATGAAAAAGATCCATGACCAATCCGATGCACTTCTTTCTCAAATGTGTAAAGTGATATCAGAATCAAGAACTCAACAGCTTATGGATGGTCTAGTTTATACTGCCATTAGCCGTGCAGCCAAGAATGGGATTTTCGAGTTTGTTTCTAAGATGCTTGAAATGGATCAACGATTTTTATGGACCACAGATAGAAATCAAAGGAACATATTTATGCTTGCCGTCTTGCATCGTCAAGAAAAAATCTTTAACATTCTATATGGGCTGGATAGGAAGATCATGAACTACTCATTGACATCTAAAGTAGATgtcaatgaaaataatatattacatatggCAGGGATGACAGAAGATTCCACTTGGGTTAATAAAATCCCAGGGGCAGCTTTACAAATGCAAAGAGAGTTACAATGGTTCaag GAGGTAGAGGGAATTGTCCATCCCAAGGCTAAGGAAAGTACCAACAATGATGGTTTAACTCCCCGACAATTGTTTACAAAGAACCACAAGAACTTGAtggaaaagggagaaaaatggATGAAGGGTACAGCAACATCATGCACTGTGGTGGGTGCTCTGATTGCTACCATTATGTTCGCCGCAGCTTTTACTGTTCCAGGTGGCAACGATCAAACTACAGGCTTTCCAATATTCTTAAAGCAAAAATTGTTTATGCTCTTTATAATATGTGATGCATTGtcccttttttcttcctcaactTCAATGTTGATGTTTTTGGGAATCCTCACATCAACTTATGCAGAAGAAGATTTTCTTGAGTATTTGCCGAGGCAGATGATAATAGgccttttcactctcttttgctCTATTGCAACCATGATGATAGCCTTTTCTACTGCTCTTATAATCATGTTACATGACCAATATTCTTGGATTTTGATTCCTATCATTTCTTTGGCTTGTGTCTCAGTCACCCCTTTCATATTGATGCAGTACTCCCTTCTTAAAAATATGATCTTTTCAACCTATGGACCTGGCATCTTcgacaggaaaaagaaaaggtaa